TTTTATCCACAAGGAAATGGCTTTGCCATTGGAATTTGGTTTGCCCAAATACCTCAACATACAGTAATATGGAACCCACTTCCAGATGACCAACCATATTTGTCTAGTAACGCTACCTTGCTCCTAACCAGTGATGGTAGTTTCATCCTGCAACTCACACAAGACCAAGAAATTGATCTTAGAGACTACGTAGGGTCTGTCTCCATCTCTTGGGCTTCCATGCTTGACACGGGCAATTTTGTTCTATATGATCCAAGTGGAGAGATTGTATGGCAAAGTTTTGATAGGCCTACCAATACCCTTCTTCCAGGACAAAGTCTACTCCCAGGGCGTGAGCTTCTTTCTCGTGTATCAGAAACTGATCACTCGAATGGAAGATTTCGGCTCAAGATGCAGAATGATGGTAACCTTGTTCAATACCCTACTGGAACTCCGGAGACAGCCCAATATGCATATTGGTCAACAGGTACCAATATTTCTTGTTTTGATCTCTGCTTGTACTTTGCTCAAATATTGGTACACAAATTCAACAAGGTTCATATACCGATGTGGTGTGGTACATCtttgggcgaagaagaagatgttttactatgattgaagaaaagttacaatggaaatttctctcaagaacacccaaatcgCGGTAAGAAAACCCACCCAGAAACTctacacgaacccctccccttcAAATTACAATATTGTCTCAACATGATAATactacattatatactcctccaagttgcGAGTTGATCCATTGTGTCGCGATCAATTGGGTCGAACCATATTTGTTGCCATCATAaatcttaggaaaaaaaatatatcatttgagtcactatcaaaatatgtcagagttagtcattcttcaaaaagggtcaagaatttgagactaTCCAATATGCATATTGATCAACAGGTATCAATATTCATTCACccgaaaaaaaaattgtcattgaattgtctcgaatttttgacccgttttgaagaatgatgttctccgacatattttggtggcaacccaaaaaagcttttattttcttgagatttgtGATGGTAGCAGATACGGTTCAATCCAATGGATCGACTTGCGACTTAAAGGAATATATAATGCACTATCATCTTGTTGAGACAgtattgtaatttggggggttttttcattttaggaTTACTGAGCGAGTTTTCTTGCCGCAATTTGGGTGCTTTTGAGAGAGATCTCTattataatttttcttcaatcatAATGAAACATCTTGTTTTCCGGAGGACATAGCACACtgcatcggtgtgtgaacctcgttaaatctttttttgtttttcttcgtaTTTGTTGATGTTTGCTCTAACAAAAATGCATGTTGGTCATCAGGTACCAATAAATTTATTATTGGATACAACATGACGACATTAAAGCTTGATGAAGATGGAAACCTATATCTGTTTGATAGTAAGGGCGTCACTATAAAGAATCTATCTACCGGTGGAACTCCGATCAACAGGACACTTTTTTATCGCATGACGATCGATGTTGATGGGATCTTCAGAGTCTATTCCATTAATAGTGTGGATCAGAAGAGTAACTGGTCGGTCATGTGGGAATCATCGACAGATAAGTGTACCCCCAAGGGCATTTGCGGCTTGAACTCGTATTGTAGTCTCATGGATCAACAGGCCATATGCAATTGTATTCCTGGGTTCGACTTCATTGATGAGAGTCAACAAAGTTTGGGTTGTCTGCAAAAGTTAAATGCTGAGGACTGTGGAAATGAAATCATGTCTACATTGGAGAAGACCGAATGGAAAGATGATCAATATACAATTTTATCAACCCCAACTGAAGGAGAATGCAAAGAGGCTTGCTTGGCGGACAGTGATTGTGAAGCTGCATTGTTTGTAGACCAGTCATGCAGATTACAGAAGCTCCCACTGAGATATGGAATAAGAAAACTAAGTACATCTACCTTAACTTTTATTAAAGGCAGAAATTGCAGTTCTAGTACTCCCACCTTTCCAATAACTCTTTTAAATCCAGACTACCCTTGTTTTTATGTAAAACTTTACATCTAAAGCTCACTTGGAAGTTCTACAtgaaaaattttacatgttAAATAAAAATGGTTGTTTTATGGAGTGAAAATGTGATGTAAAAtgttattataatattttttttgttttaaggaGTTAAAATGTGATGTAAAAtgttattataatatttttcaatGATTATCTGCCATGTAAGGGGAAAGAGGCACTACCCAACAAGTGAGGATAATCAAAATTATAGGGAGTCGGCTAAATGGATCATTGCCCTCTAATAGGCTCTATCTGAgatcatacttgggacaagaccaagACAAAGCATGTCATGCCTCACCACTTTGCCTATGATTATTTTAGGCAtgtccctagctcttttaattccttcaatctgaatccaaTCACTCTTTCTTATTGGGGAACTTTTGAATTATATAGTTCTCTTAGATGGTTCTTGGGTCATGGATCGGATTATGGATTGATACAAAAATGtaaagaaattttcttattgtggagacttttgatttcttatt
The Macadamia integrifolia cultivar HAES 741 unplaced genomic scaffold, SCU_Mint_v3 scaffold1000, whole genome shotgun sequence DNA segment above includes these coding regions:
- the LOC122062345 gene encoding G-type lectin S-receptor-like serine/threonine-protein kinase LECRK3 — its product is MDENANLQMPLKHDNLTNDMGKNQIEQQPKQSSKGFVFGPFNPVVMPKVGEASKNNVKRVQDWESLASFYGRQYHNQALVAAQQRSSNISLGSSLSPSTNSSWLSSSGRFAIGFYPQGNGFAIGIWFAQIPQHTVIWNPLPDDQPYLSSNATLLLTSDGSFILQLTQDQEIDLRDYVGSVSISWASMLDTGNFVLYDPSGEIVWQSFDRPTNTLLPGQSLLPGRELLSRVSETDHSNGRFRLKMQNDGNLVQYPTGTPETAQYAYWSTGTNKFIIGYNMTTLKLDEDGNLYLFDSKGVTIKNLSTGGTPINRTLFYRMTIDVDGIFRVYSINSVDQKSNWSVMWESSTDKCTPKGICGLNSYCSLMDQQAICNCIPGFDFIDESQQSLGCLQKLNAEDCGNEIMSTLEKTEWKDDQYTILSTPTEGECKEACLADSDCEAALFVDQSCRLQKLPLRYGIRKLSTSTLTFIKGRNCSSSTPTFPITLLNPDYPCFYVKLYI